The following coding sequences lie in one Catharus ustulatus isolate bCatUst1 chromosome 5, bCatUst1.pri.v2, whole genome shotgun sequence genomic window:
- the RCHY1 gene encoding RING finger and CHY zinc finger domain-containing protein 1 — MGKSVASRSREVILHLALVWCRAGAGLDDPSRVPAFPLGIFRDCSWSFLSADPDSPPGHDAVSPALGDPAVPGSLARVISSAHPSPTQASASGEHEGSQRDGSCSGNSQSSGTGCEEAEREERGQAAAVAMAEGSEGGEPGCEPGSEPGSEQGCEHYRRGCRLRAPCCGKLYPCRLCHDGAEQHQLDRFRVSEVQCSRCRLLQKAQQRCEGCDNLFGEYYCDICHLFDRDKKQYHCEECGICRIGPKEDFFHCSKCNLCLSLSLQGKHKCIENVSRQDCPICLEDIHTSRVGAHVLPCGHLLHRTCYDEMLKEGYRCPLCMHSALDMTRYWRQLDNEVAQTPMPTEYQNMMVEILCNDCNARSTVQFHLLGMKCQSCESYNTAQDGRCRLSLEEQ, encoded by the exons ATGGGgaagagtgtggccagcaggtccaGGGAGGTGATCCTCCACTTGGCCCTA GTttggtgcagggcaggagctggactcgatgatccttcACGGGTCCCTGCCTTCCCACTCGGTATATTCCGTGATTGCTCGTGGAGTTTCCTCTCTGCAGACCCTGACAGCCCACCTGGACACGATGCCGTGTCACCTGCCCTGGGTGACCCTGCCGTGCCAGGGAGCTTGGCCCGGGTGATCTCCAGCGCTCACCCCAGCCCGACCCAGGCTTCAGCCAGCGGGGAACACGAAGGATCACAGCGGGACGGAAGCTGTTCAGGAAACTCCCAATCCTCCGGAACCGGCTGTGAGGAAGCGGAAAGGGAGGAGCGGGGCCAGGCGGCGGCCGTGGCCATGGCGGAGGGGTCGGAGGGAGGCGAGCCGGGATGCGAGCCGGGATCCGAGCCGGGATCCGAGCAGGGATGCGAGCACTACCGGCGGGGCTGCCGGCTGCGG gcaCCGTGCTGCGGGAAGCTGTACCCGTGCCGGCTGTGCCACGACGGCGCCgagcagcaccagctggacCGGTTCCGGGTGTCCGAGGTGCAGTGCAGCCGCTGCCGCCTGCTGCAGAAG GCCCAGCAGCGCTGTGAGGGCTGTGACAACCTCTTTGGGGAGTACTACTGTGACATCTGCCACCTGTTTGACCGTGACAAGAAGCAGTACCACTGCGAGGAGTGCGGCATCTGCAG GATTGGCCCCAAGGAGGATTTCTTCCACTGCTCCAAGTGTAATTTGtgcctgagcctgagcctcCAAGGAAAGCACAAG TGTATTGAAAATGTCTCCAGGCAGGACTGTCCAATATGTTTGGAG GATATTCACACATCTCGTGTTGGAGCCCATGTTCTGCCATGTGGTCACCTTCTTCACAG aacaTGTTATGATGAAATGCTGAAGGA AGGCTACAGGTGTCCTTTGTGCATGCACTCAGCGTTGGACATGACCAGGTACTGGCGCCAGCTGGACAACGAGGTGGCGCAGACTCCCATGCCCACCGAGTACCAGAACATGATGGTGGAG aTCCTTTGCAACGACTGCAATGCCCGCTCCACGGTGCAGTTCCACCTCCTGGGCATGAAGTGCCAGAGCTGTGAGTCGTACAACACCGCCCAGGACGGGCGGTGCCGGCTGTCCTTGGAGGAGCAGTGA
- the PARM1 gene encoding prostate androgen-regulated mucin-like protein 1 → MGCCCRLLFLALLLLPAGLGDGSPESALIPIRPPFLWGGVPVKPDSRDVPTPAPGQPSPPLSTGPSADGTSSRPLEGDGHNASTPVAALSPAPVSVTVATTDDPSVPSSPTLESAPALRTANTASLARSTMDLGAASSPTGTAALSPPSSLPTSDPHSPPGTGLSPTPVLMSPGATQPPLLTKDVPSLGTLAMASSLAMEPTPPPVTVMSPTEAEATASEKTTGVTMEEVPRALSAGSIVAITVTVIVVVVLVFGAAAYLKIRHSSYGRLLDDHDYGSWGNYNNPLYDDS, encoded by the exons GGCTGGGTGATGGCTCCCCAGAATCAGCCCTCATCCCCATCCGGCCCCCCTTCCTCTGGGGGGGTGTCCCAGTGAAACCAGActccagggatgtccccacaccagctccaggccagccctccccacccttGTCCACGGGACCTTCTGCAGATGGGACGTCCTCCAGGCCCCTGGAGGGAGATGGCCACAATGCCAGCACCCctgtggcagctctgtcccctgctcctgtgtCTGTCACCGTGGCCACCACAGACGATCCCTCCGTGCCCTCCAGCCCCACCTTGGAATCAGCCCCGGCTCTCCGGACAGCCAACACTGCCAGCCTGGCGAGAAGCACCATGGATTTGGGGGCAGCttccagccccacaggcacagctgcactgtcacctccctcttcccttcccaccaGCGACCCCCACTCACCCCCTGGCACGGGCTTGTCCCCAACACCCGTCCTCATGAGCCCTGGCGCTACCCAGCCACCGCTGCTGACCAAGGatgtcccctccctggggacactggcCATGGCATCGAGCCTGGCCATGGAGCCAACACCCCCCCCAGTGACTGTGATGAGCCCCACGGAAGCTGAGGCCACAGCCTCGGAAAAAACCACTGGAGTCACCATGGAGGAGGTGCCGCGTGCCCTGAGCGCAG GGAGCATCGTGGCCATAACCGTGACGGTCATcgtggtggtggtgctggtgtTCGGGGCAGCCGCCTACCTCAAGATCAG GCACTCCTCCTATGGAAGGCTTTTGGATGACCACGACTACGGCTCCTGGGGCAACTACAACAACCCTCTCTATGATGATTCCTAG